The following DNA comes from Synergistaceae bacterium.
TCGTGGCCCTCGAGCATGGAGCGGTAGTAGGAGCAAGCCCTCTCCATCACATCGAACAGACTGCGCTCGCGTGCAAACCGCCCCCTGCCCGACGACAGCCTGACTCCCGCTCGCTCGGCGAGGAGTTCGAGGGCCTCGCGGAAGGAGAGGTTCTCTCTCTCCATAAGGAATGAAAAGACGTCCCCTCCGCGCCCGCACCCGAAGCAGTGATATGTCTGGCGGGACGGGGAGACATTGAAGGACGGCGTCTTCTCGTCATGAAAGGGGCAGAGACCGAGATAGCTGTTCCCGGCCTTTTTCAGTCGCACGTAGTCGCCGACTATCTCCACTATATCCAGCCGGTCCTTGACCCGGCGAACTTCATCGGACCGCAATCAGTCCACCTCCGCGAAAAAGCAAAGGGGGGAGAAAGCCTCCCCCCTCCGCATCATTGTAAAGCCCTTTCGTTTACATGAATAGCGGGGCCAAAACCAGGGCCACCACCGACATCAGCTTGATGAGGATGTTGAGACTCGGGCCGGCGGTGTCCTTGAACGGGTCGCCGACCGTGTCGCCCACGACGGCGGCCGCGTGCTCGGGAGTCCCCTTGCCGCCCAGGTTGCCCTCCTCGATGTGCTTCTTGGCGTTGTCCCACGCGCCGCCCGCGTTCGACATGAAGATCGCGAGCATGACTCCCGTGACGATCGAGCCCGCCAGCAGACCACCGAGGGCGGCGGAGCCAAGTCCGAAGCCAACCACCAGGGGGGACAGGACGGCCAATAGACCGGGTACGATCATCTCTTTAAGGGCCGCAGCTGTGGAGATGTCCACGCACCTCTCGTACTCCGGCTTGCCTGTGCCGTCCATGATGCCCGGTATCTCCTTGAACTGGCGCCTGACCTCGTCGATCATCGCCTCGGCCGCGCGGCCAACCGCCTGGATGGAGAGGGCGCTGAACAGGAAGGGCAGCATTCCGCCCAGGAAGAGACCCACCATGACCTTCGGGTCGTTGAGGTCGATCGCCTTAAGGCCAACAGCCTGGGCGAAGGCCGCGAACAGGGCCAGGGCGGTGAGAGCGGCGGATCCGATGGCAAGGCCTTTGCCCATCGCCGCGGTCGTGTTGCCTATGGAGTCGAGTTTGTCCGTTATCTTGCGCACCTCGGGGGGAAGGTCGCTCATCTGGGCTATGCCGCCCGCGTTGTCCGATATCGGGCCGTAGGCGTCGACGCTGAGAGCCATACCAGTGATGGAGAGCATTCCGACCGCCGAGCAGGCGATTCCGTACAGGCCCGCGAAATGGTAGCTGATCAGGGTCGCCGCGCCTATCAGCAGTACCGGTATCATGGTGGACTTCATGCCTACCGCGACTCCTTCGAGGATTACGGTGGCTGGCCCCGTCTTGGATGAGTGAGCGACGTTCCTGACCGACTTGAAGTCCCCGGATGTGTATATCTCGGTCACGAAGCCGATGAGCACACCCACTATCACTCCGGAGAGCACCGCCCAAAAGAGCAGCAGGTCTGCGAACATGATCACCGAGAAGATCAGGGCGCCCGCTATCATGATGCCGCCGGTGACGAAGGTCCCCATTCTCAGCGCGGCTGCGGGGTTGCCCCCCTCCTCGACCTTGACGAAGCGGGTTCCCACGATGGCTGCGAGGATTCCCACGCCGGACATCACCATCGGGAAGGAGACGCCCTTCCACCCGTAGATGGAGAGCCCAAGCGCCATGGCCGCGAGTATGGAGTTGACGTAGGATTCGAAGAGGTCCGCTCCCATTCCCGCTATGTCTCCGACGTTGTC
Coding sequences within:
- a CDS encoding sodium-translocating pyrophosphatase, with product MLLILFTLFVAATGVMALGYAYLTYSGRTFFGHAWFVMPEVQTDEEPGSDMAEKTSRVMELSEIIHRGAMAFLYREYRWLLPFLVGIGALLIYFIGVAAGFSFIVGGLCSAAAGYAGMVVATRTNGKTALAATRGMNEALVTAFRGGSVMGMSVVGIGVLGIVVCYAIFRDPNLITGFGMGASTIALFARVGGGIYTKAADIGADLVGKVEAGIPEDDPRNPAVIADNVGDNVGDIAGMGADLFESYVNSILAAMALGLSIYGWKGVSFPMVMSGVGILAAIVGTRFVKVEEGGNPAAALRMGTFVTGGIMIAGALIFSVIMFADLLLFWAVLSGVIVGVLIGFVTEIYTSGDFKSVRNVAHSSKTGPATVILEGVAVGMKSTMIPVLLIGAATLISYHFAGLYGIACSAVGMLSITGMALSVDAYGPISDNAGGIAQMSDLPPEVRKITDKLDSIGNTTAAMGKGLAIGSAALTALALFAAFAQAVGLKAIDLNDPKVMVGLFLGGMLPFLFSALSIQAVGRAAEAMIDEVRRQFKEIPGIMDGTGKPEYERCVDISTAAALKEMIVPGLLAVLSPLVVGFGLGSAALGGLLAGSIVTGVMLAIFMSNAGGAWDNAKKHIEEGNLGGKGTPEHAAAVVGDTVGDPFKDTAGPSLNILIKLMSVVALVLAPLFM